One Pseudanabaena sp. FACHB-2040 genomic window carries:
- a CDS encoding bile acid:sodium symporter family protein, with amino-acid sequence MESSFLTAVFLPLALFVIMLGMGLGLKPADFTRVWRYPKAVMIGLFAQVVMLPIVGFILVSSFPLPPELAVGVMVLAACPGGPTSNMVTYLAGGNVALSITLTAISSLITVLTIPLVVNLAMGAFLGEGTSLQLPFLSTVLQIAVITVIPVTLGMVLHRYLPQFATKAERGVKWLSLFLLGLIIVGLLLQQRANVMAFFAQVGLVTLALNVVAMALGYLIATLARLDRPSSTAITLEVGIQNGTLAIAIASAPSLLNQPTLAIPAAIYSLLMFVTGGLFAGWAARQR; translated from the coding sequence ATGGAGTCAAGCTTTTTAACGGCCGTGTTTTTACCGCTGGCACTATTTGTGATCATGCTAGGTATGGGGTTGGGGTTGAAGCCAGCCGACTTTACCCGAGTTTGGCGCTATCCAAAAGCGGTGATGATTGGACTGTTTGCCCAAGTGGTGATGCTGCCAATAGTGGGCTTTATACTGGTCTCAAGCTTTCCGCTTCCCCCAGAGTTAGCGGTTGGGGTGATGGTTTTAGCTGCTTGCCCTGGCGGCCCTACCTCTAATATGGTGACCTATCTGGCTGGGGGAAATGTGGCGCTGTCGATTACGTTAACGGCCATCAGCAGCTTGATTACAGTGCTGACTATTCCATTGGTGGTTAACCTAGCGATGGGCGCTTTTTTGGGAGAAGGCACCTCCCTGCAGCTGCCCTTTCTCTCCACGGTGCTGCAAATCGCCGTGATTACTGTTATTCCAGTTACGCTGGGCATGGTGCTGCACCGCTACTTACCGCAGTTTGCGACCAAAGCTGAACGCGGCGTCAAATGGCTGTCACTGTTTTTGCTGGGGCTGATTATCGTTGGCCTGTTGCTGCAGCAGCGAGCCAATGTGATGGCCTTTTTTGCCCAAGTGGGGCTGGTGACGCTGGCTTTGAACGTAGTGGCGATGGCGTTGGGCTACCTGATTGCGACGCTGGCCAGGCTGGATCGGCCCAGTTCTACAGCGATTACCCTGGAGGTGGGAATTCAGAACGGGACACTTGCGATCGCAATTGCCAGCGCCCCATCGCTGCTCAATCAACCCACTTTGGCAATTCCTGCTGCTATCTATAGCCTACTGATGTTTGTCACGGGAGGTCTCTTTGCAGGCTGGGCTGCTAGGCAGAGATGA
- a CDS encoding DNA phosphorothioation-associated putative methyltransferase: MVSVPVQLESYVELCQRSPVGKRLPEALYVHLSALNALASELQTLEQQARAASPQLNEATLVKFSFNKPQIVYLFYPDFDTEAHPALQSSIQVNLKTLTIGSRDYSTTDNPPVLHRKEAFVTPDYPLYSTFAWLTKQEEVLGLLEESRGIGFRQAWEKRVCDRNLIIHDHALACPLQPGAITPTQAKPKIQRHKAAIARVTASKPVRLAVEAGLFEPNTTYFDYGCGHGADIEYISRLGHTSAGWDPYFRPDNPRTAAGVVNLGYVINVIEDTAERREALINAWKLAQKVLIVAAQVLIDDRTRGVIAYGDGIITSRNTFQKYYEQEELKTYIDQVLGVDAVPVALGIYFVFRDEAQAETFRASRYRSRAKAPQIRLKVSRFEEYRNLLQPLMDFYTERGRLPAVEEVDTYGCEPLQAQFGSLKQAFKIILQATDTGEWDAIADKRRNDLLVYLALSHFGKRPKFKDLSPTIQADIKALFGSYQQACTAADLMLMSLGRTEVIAEHCRNSPIGQQRPNSLWVHVSALEQLDPLLRLYEGCASRTLGRPDGATVVKFHIHKPRITYLFYPDFDTDPHPALHTSMSIGLRDLHVRYQDHDPEDNPPLLHQKEQLITPDYPGYAKFAKLSEQERKWGLLDDVTKIMDRRGWLRCLEDHCADLQGHRIVWRKDADPYQKKVISAAMRSKGAAKQ; encoded by the coding sequence ATGGTGAGCGTACCCGTTCAGTTAGAGTCCTATGTGGAGCTATGCCAGCGCAGCCCTGTGGGAAAGCGACTGCCGGAGGCGCTCTATGTTCATCTTTCTGCTCTAAATGCTCTCGCCTCAGAACTCCAGACTTTAGAGCAGCAGGCCAGAGCGGCCTCTCCTCAACTTAATGAAGCGACCCTCGTTAAGTTCAGCTTCAATAAGCCTCAAATTGTCTACCTTTTCTACCCAGATTTTGATACTGAGGCTCATCCTGCTTTGCAAAGCAGCATTCAGGTCAATCTAAAGACGCTGACCATTGGATCACGAGATTACAGTACGACCGACAATCCCCCGGTGCTTCACCGCAAGGAAGCCTTTGTTACCCCTGACTACCCGCTCTACTCGACCTTTGCCTGGTTGACCAAGCAGGAGGAAGTGCTGGGGCTGCTGGAGGAGTCTCGCGGTATTGGGTTTCGGCAGGCTTGGGAGAAGCGGGTGTGCGATCGCAACCTGATCATCCACGACCATGCCCTCGCCTGCCCCCTTCAACCAGGAGCCATCACACCGACTCAAGCTAAGCCCAAGATTCAGCGGCACAAAGCTGCGATCGCCCGCGTCACCGCCTCCAAACCCGTTCGCCTAGCGGTTGAAGCGGGCTTGTTTGAACCCAACACCACCTACTTTGACTATGGCTGCGGTCATGGGGCCGATATTGAGTACATCAGCCGTCTGGGGCACACCAGCGCCGGATGGGATCCCTACTTCCGCCCCGACAATCCCCGCACCGCAGCAGGTGTAGTGAACCTGGGCTACGTGATCAACGTCATTGAAGACACTGCCGAACGGCGAGAAGCCCTCATTAACGCCTGGAAGCTGGCTCAAAAGGTGCTGATCGTCGCCGCCCAAGTCTTGATTGATGACCGCACCCGTGGCGTGATTGCCTACGGCGACGGCATTATTACCAGCCGCAACACCTTCCAGAAATACTACGAACAGGAAGAGTTAAAGACCTACATCGATCAGGTGTTGGGGGTAGATGCGGTGCCGGTTGCGCTGGGCATCTACTTTGTATTTCGAGATGAGGCCCAGGCAGAGACGTTTCGCGCCTCTCGCTACCGCTCACGGGCCAAGGCTCCCCAAATCCGCTTAAAGGTCAGCCGATTTGAGGAATACCGGAACCTGCTTCAGCCCTTGATGGATTTCTATACCGAGCGGGGGCGACTGCCTGCCGTTGAAGAAGTCGACACCTATGGCTGTGAGCCATTACAGGCGCAGTTTGGCAGCCTCAAGCAGGCCTTCAAGATTATTCTGCAGGCGACCGATACAGGCGAGTGGGATGCGATCGCAGACAAGCGTCGCAACGATCTCTTGGTCTATCTCGCCCTCAGCCACTTCGGCAAACGCCCCAAATTCAAAGACCTATCGCCCACCATCCAGGCAGACATCAAGGCGCTTTTTGGCAGCTATCAGCAAGCCTGTACCGCAGCAGACCTAATGCTGATGAGCCTGGGCCGAACCGAGGTGATCGCAGAGCACTGCCGCAATAGCCCCATTGGTCAGCAGCGCCCCAACTCACTCTGGGTTCACGTATCAGCCCTAGAGCAGCTTGACCCACTCCTACGCCTCTACGAAGGCTGTGCCTCTCGCACCTTGGGGCGACCCGATGGAGCAACGGTTGTAAAGTTCCATATCCACAAGCCGAGAATTACCTACCTGTTCTATCCAGACTTTGATACAGACCCCCATCCGGCTCTGCACACCAGCATGTCTATTGGCCTGCGGGATTTACACGTCCGCTATCAAGACCACGACCCGGAGGATAATCCGCCCCTGCTGCATCAAAAAGAACAGCTCATCACGCCAGACTACCCGGGGTATGCCAAGTTTGCCAAGCTCAGTGAGCAAGAGCGGAAATGGGGCCTGCTAGATGACGTGACGAAAATTATGGATCGACGTGGCTGGCTGCGGTGCTTAGAGGATCATTGCGCCGATCTGCAAGGCCACCGTATCGTTTGGCGCAAAGATGCCGACCCTTATCAAAAGAAGGTAATCAGTGCTGCAATGCGCTCAAAAGGTGCCGCAAAGCAATAA